The DNA window CATGCGGACAATGTCCTTGTTCAGCAGCGGTTCGCCGGCGCCCTGCAGTACGGCGAACTCGAAATACCGGCTTCCCTCGTCGATGACCTTGCGGAAGAGATCGAAGTCGATGTCGGCGTTGCCGAACTCGGAGATGGCCCGCGGACACATGGGGCAGCGCAGATTGCAGCGGGACGTGCTGGAGATGATTGCGGTCACGGGCAGACCCGGACAGACGGTTCGGCGGCGGAGATAACTCTGGAGCAATCTCAGCCGGTGCGCGGTGCGTTGGATTCTGGATACGGCCATCGGTGGATCTGATGCGCAATCGGTGTCCGGGTTGCGGCGGTCCATCCCAGGTCAGACCGGCTCCCAGAGCAGGGCAAGCTGGACCATGGCGATGTCGCCGTATTGGAGATGGAACGCGTACTCCTCAATCAGGCTGATCTGCTGCTGGAGGCGGTCGGCCACGGCTTTGGCATCCGCCCAGCTCTGCTGGAACAGACCGGCCAGCGCGTCCTCGACATCGTTGCTGGGCGCACGGTCGGCCGGCGGGCGGTCGGGCAGGTCCCGGAGATCCTGGAAAATCCGGGTCAGGCCGTCGCGAGTGGAAAATATCATCTGCTTTTGGCCGGACAGGACGCGGTCGGTGGTCGGATCGTCATTGACGGACTGCATATAGTTCAAACCCGATTTTTGGATGATGCCGTCCATCATCCGTTCGTACCGGTGTTGGAGCTCGCGCAGTTCTTCCTGCACGCCGCTGTGCAGGATATCGAGGCAGCGGGCCTCGAACTCGTTGCGCGATTCGCCGATCTCGGAGAAGAGCTTGAGTGTGGGGTGATGGAGCAGCCGGATCCGATGATACCGCAGGATGGTTTCGACGACCTTGTCTTTGTACAACGTGTAGTGTTCCAGCAACAGCCGACTTGCCTCTTCACGGTGCGTCACGCCATCGGGCGGCGTTGCGCTCAACGTGGCCGGATGTTCGGTCCGGATCATCTCCGGCAACCACAGGTCGTCGGCTCCCAGTTCAATCAGCGGCAGCGACACCTGAATGGTGCCCGACAGCTTGGTCTGCGAGCGCACGTGGTAGGTGTCGAAATGGATCTCACCGAACAGCCGGGCCTGCAATTCCGTGCCCGCGGAGAACGCAAAACAATCCGGTGTGTAGTATGCGGCGATTTTCGGTTTGGCGGCGGGTTGTTGGTTGTTCATGAAGTTTCGGTTGTTCAGCCGGTTGCCGGAGCGGTGAACTCACGGCATTGATTGTATTTTACCGCAGCGTTCAGGAGGCGCCAAAGCAATTCTTGCGGCATCAGCCCGCCGACCCGGCGCCACCGAGCAGAGCGGCCGCCAGCGTGAGATCCGCCGGCCTGGAGACCTTGATGTTGGACGGATCGCCACGGACGACCTGGACCGCCCGGCCCAGGCGCAGCACAAGCCCGGCGTCGTCGGACATGTCGGCGACTCCGTCGCGGAGCGCCGCCAGGTGGGCCTCGCGGATGAGGCCGTAGGCGAAGCCCTGGGGCGTTTGCACCTGATGGAGGGTTTGCCGCGGCGGAATTTCGGCCACCCGGCCGTCGACCACCCGGGCGATGGTGTCCACGGTGGGCACGGCCGTGGTCACGGCCTCGTGCTGTGTGAGCGCCGCGCGGCAGCGGTCGAGCAGGTCCGGCGATACCAGGCAGCGGGCCGCGTCATGGATCAGCAGACGATCCGCGGGAGAGAGGGCGCTCTCAAGCGCCTGGATCACGTGGAAAGCCGACTCCTGGCGGGTGGTGCCGCCCGGCACCACGTCCACCGACCGCTCCCACCCCTGGGCGGCCAGGATCCGGCGCATGTACTCGAGCCAATCCGGATGGATGGCCACCACCACCGGTCGGTACAGTCCCACCACCAGAAACGGCCGGAGCGTCCAGGTGATAAGGGGGCGCCCGTTGAGATCAATGAACTGCTTCGGAACCGTCTGGTCCATCCGGCGTCCGACGCCGCCGGCCAAGATCGCCGCCGCGTAGCGCATTGCATCCCTCCTGCGGCGAAACTATAATGGATCTGCTCAGTTAGATCAAGGAGGTTCATCGCCGTGCGCCCGGGATTTCGTCTGGCCCTGCTGGCGAGCGCAATCGCGGCACTGGCGGCCGTTTGCTGGGCGCCGGTGCTTTGGCAGGGGCAGACGCTGTACGAACGGGATTTGTTCAACTTCCACTATCCGTTGTGGGCCGGCACGGCGGCCGAGCTGCGAGCCGGCCGGATCCCGCTCTGGAACGCGCAGAACAATTTCGGGCAGAACATCAGCGGCAATCCCAACTATCTGCTCTGGTATCCGCCGGCGTGGATTCGGGCGGTCTTGGATCCGCTGACGGCCATGAACGTGTTCATCCTCGGCCACCTCCTGCTGGGCGGAATCGCCTTCGGCCGGCTGGTCCGGCGGTGGGGCATCTCCGGCCCGGTGGCGACGGTGGCGGGACTCGCGTACGCGCTGAGCGGCGTTGTGTTGTCCCTGCATTGCGTACTCAACCTGGTGCCGTATGTCGCGCTGGCTCCGGCGCTGCTCCTGACCCTGGAATGGCTGCTGCAGGACGGCGGCCGGCGAGCGGTTGCCTGTCTCGCTCTGGCTGGCGCCGGAGTGGGTACGGTATTCGAACCCGTCATGGCGGTCGGCCTGGCGGCTGTGGCGGTGATCCGGAGTCTCGTGCACGGGTGGGGATTTCGCGGCCGGCGCGGATTTGGTCGGACGGTCGGCCGGATCTCGCTGGCGCTCCTGCTGGCGATGGCCATCGCCTTTCCGGTGACGCTGGAAGGGCTTCGACTGCTGAATCAGAATCCTCGGACCTGGACGGCGGAAGCCGGGAATACCTTGTACAGTCTGCATCCCGCCCGTTTCATCGGACTGTGGATACCCAATCCGTTCGGCATGTCTTCGGGGATAATGCCGGACTTTGCGGGCGGGCGGTACACCGACGGACGCCAGCCCTATCTGGCGTCGATGTTCATCGGGCTGTCGTCTCTCGTCCTGATCGGGCTGAGTTTGGGCGGCGCGCAGCGGCGCACCGCGGCCTGGGCTTGCGGTGGCGGGATGGCGTTCCTGCTGGTGGCCGCGTCGCCCTGGCTGCCGGGTTTGGGGCGCCTCTTCGGCAGCCTGCCGCTGCTGGGTTGGGGACGATACACGGAGAAACTCGCTTTTTACGCCGCCGGCGCTTTCCTGCTGGCCGCCGCGGTCGGACTGGAACGGGTGTATCGCTGTGAACGCCTGCCGCTGCGCGGCTGGACGGAGTGGATGGCCCCCGGGGTCGCGCTCGCCGCCGTGCTGATTGCCGGCGTGCGGATTCCCGGCAGCAGTCTGATGTCGCTCGTGGCCGCCCCGCTGGTGGCGGTCGGGGTTGCCGTGGCGGTTCTGCTGGTTGCGGAGCCGCCGCGAATTCGCCTGCCGGTGCAGTGGCGCTCCGCGGCGATCGGCCTATGCCTGCTGGCGGAGCTGGTCGCCGGCAACCGGTTTGCGGTGCCGATCACCGATCGCCAGCATTTCACCGAGGCTGTGCCCGTGATCGAGGCGGTCCGCCAGCAGGCGACGAGTCTGGCGACAGAGCGCATCGCCGTGGATGCGGCGCCGGTAGACATCCGCTATTTTGGCGCCTCGGACAGCGACGTCTGGATCTCGCGCTTCCATCGCCTGGCCGGCTACGCCTATCCCGGTTTCACGTCCGGGGGGTACTATGCGTTCAACGACACCCAGGACCGGCTGGAAGGCGTCGGCCAGTTGCAGCTGCGCCGGTGGTTTGAGCAGGCGGCGCTGGAGTCCAGGATTCGGCTCATGCAGCGGCTGGGAGTGGGGTGGTACCTCAGTCCGCGCCGGTTGGACAATACCGGGCTCCAATTGATCGGAGCGTTTCCCACCGGCTCCAGTCATCGCTACGGACTGTACCGAGTGATGGGCGGACAGGGCCGGTTCCAACTCTGGTCCACGTGGCGGCCCGCGCATTCCGCGCCCGTAACCGCCGGCGATCTGGCGACGGAAGGACCGGCAGCACCTTTCGTCGATGCGGCCGGTCCCGTCCCATCCAGCCAAGCAAGCGGCGGCGCGCCGCCGGGTCGGGTCGCACATGTGTCGGAATCCGGCGGCGTGCTCCGACTGGAACTGGCTATGGCGACCGACGGTTTGCTGGTGGTCCGGGACGTGTGGTACCCCGGCTGGACCGCCCGCCTGGACAACCGGATCGTTCCCATCCACCGCGCCGATTACCTGTTTCGGGCGGTCACGGTTCCGGCCGGAACGCATCAGCTGGAGATGCGGTATGAACCGGCAGGCTGGACGGCGAGCTGGCTCGTGTCGGGCGCGGGATTCATTTCGGTTCTGGTGTTGGGGCTGTGGCCGCGCCGGCGTCGGGAGGACACCCCAGCACCTGCCGAACCACGTAATGCGGACGGCGCTTGACTTCCTCGTAGATCCGGCCCAGGTACTCGCCCAGGATTCCCAGACAGATCAACTGGACCGCACCCAGGAAAAAAATGCTGATCAGGGTCGATGTCCAGCCGGGGATGGCCACGTGGGATACGAACTTCTTGTACAGGACGACCGCTGCGGCGACCACCGCGAGCGACACCGCCACAAGGCCCAGCGTCGTGGCGATTCGCAACGGCACCCGGGAAAACGAGAAGATGGCGTCCGAGGCCATCTTGATCAGCCCGACGAACGACTGGCGGGGGATCTGGTCGCCCCGGCGGTCGCGCTCCACCGTCACGCCCACCTGGCGGAACCCGATCCAGGCGCGCAGGCCCGGAATGTAGCGGTTTCGTTCGGGCAGGGCGACGAGCAGGTCGACGACGCGTCGATCCATCAGGCTGAACAGGCCGGCCTCCTCGGGAATGGGAATCTCGGCCAGGCGGCGGAACACGGCGTAAAAGCTGCGGAAGAGGGCGCGTTTGATGAACGACTCCTTCCGGTTGGCTCGGATGGCGTACACGACGTCGGCGCCGCGCTCCCACTCCGCGATGAAATCCTGCACCGCTTCGGGCCGATCCTGGAGGTCCGTGTCCATGATGATCACCGCATCGCCGGCGGCATGCCGCAGGCCGGCGTGCACCGCGGTCATCTGACCGAAATTGCGTGACAGGTCCACCACCCGGACATTGCCGTGCTGCGGAATCAGGCCGGCTAGATAAGCGAGGCTGCCGTCCGTGCTGCCGTCGTTGACGAAGACGAATTCCGTCGCGCAATTCAACCGCGCCGACAGCGCCAGCAGCCGGTGGAACAACACCGGCAGGTTGGTCTCTTCGTTGTAGAAGGGCAGGACGAACGATACGGTTTTGGTCATCGACGTTCCTCGAACACCGGAATGCGGCCTCTGTCTGCCACCGCGGATGCCACCCGGTTCGAGTGTATAGCATCCGGGCTTGGGTCGGCAACCCGTTATGTCGGACTATCGGCCGTCGAGTGTGACCCGTCGCCGGCATCCTCACGAGGTGACGGAGGCACAGCCATCGGCTGGATGCGCCAGAGCCGCAGCAGCGGAACACCCTGCCATTCCGATGACCAGACCATGACCATCTCATATCCGGCAGGCTGTATCCGGGTGCGGAGTTTCGATTCCCAGAACTCCGCGTACGGCCGGCCATAGACAAGCACGTGGCGGGCCTGGCCGAGATCGGTGACCGGGATGAAATCGATCCGCCGCATCTGTTGCATCTGGCGAAAATAGTGGTCGGTCGGTGAGATCGGGAAGAACACCGTCGAGCCGCGGCAGATCCGATTGATGGCCGCGAGTGCGTCATCGTCCAGCGGCTCCCACCAATAGGTGACTTCGAAGCCGAGACTTCGACCGCCGGCGGTGCCGCCCACCCACTCGTTGAAATAGCTCAACTCGTGCGGATGATTGCGGATGCTCTGGCTGATGGTCCAGCCGGCTGCGAGAATCAGGATCACCGCAAGTGTCGCCCGGTGTGCGACCGGTGTGGCCGCCTGGCCGGCCGGTAAAAACCGTTCCAATGCCGGCTGCAGCCCGAGCGCCATCCAGGCGGCCAGAAACGGGAATGCCGGCAGCAGGTAGCGCTCCATGTCGTTGGTGGGGCTGAATGGTACCATCATGAGGATGACGGGTACCGTGCTGCCGATGAGCACCGCCCAGTGACGGCAACACACGAGCAGGGGCCGCAGGCGCAACCGGAACATGCCGGCGGCCAGCAATCCCAAGTGGAGCAGCGGAGTGGTGACCAGGAGGATGCCCAGTGGATAATGGAATGGACCGCGGTATGAATACACCTGCCCAAAATACAGCAACGAGAACGGAGTCCATTGGCGGCGACTGACCGATTCGCCGACAAATTCGCCCAGCCGAACCCATGGCGCATGCCACCAGTCCGGATTCAGCAGGTAAAACACAATGGCGGCGGTCAGCCCCACGATCCACAGGCGGGCGATACACTGCTTCCAATCGGCGGACGTGCACACCAGGAAGAGCGCCAGCATCGGTGCGCACACCACCACTGTCGTGATTTTGAAGCATGCGGCCAGTCCGATCAGCACGCCGGGAATCCATGCCCACTGGGTGGACAGCCCCCGGTCCAGCGCCGGAATCAACAGCAGCAGGAGGGCGATCATGGGTATATCGGTGGCCGCGAAGTGACTGTGGGCGAAACACCGGGGCATGGTCAGAAACAGTGCCGCGGTGGTCCAGGCCAGCAAGGGACGGCCGGCGGAAAACCACATGCAGAATGCCGCCAGAGCGACGGCAAAGAGAATTGCTGTCAGCATCCGGCTTTGCATGTACGGATCCTGCTCCCAGAAGACGAGGCGCTGGGCGGCCAGGTACAGCCACTTGACCCCGGCGGGATGCACGTTGCGTTGGGGATCCGTCCGCCAGAAGCGGTCGATGGCCGAAGTGTTGAACCGAGCGGCTGCCGGCAATGACAACCAGGTTCGGACTTGCCGAGTGGCTTCCAGGTAAATCGGTTCATCCCACGTGATGCCGTAATTGGAGCATGTCGGCAGGGCGGACAAGGCGACGGCGGCGAACAGGATGGCACCTCTCCAGTAGGCGCGGAAGGGACTGACGGGCATGACGTCGGTTGGCGGGTGCATCGCCGCCATCTTATGGAACCGGCGGTGGATTGTCAATTTTGTCCGACGGTTGCAGCGCCAGCACCGCGAAGCCGTTGGCTTCAAAACAAAGGCGGACTTGGGATCTGAAAAATGCCCGCATCACCAGATATTTGTCCGGAATGTCGGTGTACAGCTCCGGCGCGAAGACCGCGTCGGTTCGAATCAACAGGTGGGTTACCCCGTAGTGGGCGAAGCGGTTTGTGATTGCCGACGGTTCGCACGCCTCGGCCAGCCACGTGTGGAAGGTGTGGTCCTCAACCACGTAGTCGCCCAGATAGGCGCGATCCAGGTAAAACAGCTCGTTGCCGGTCTGCAGCGTCCAGATCCGGGCGTCCGGAGGCAGTTCGCGGTTGATGTAACGTTGGCAGGCGTACACCGGCAGGCGGGTGTTGAGAATGTCCTCGCGGGTCGTCCGGCTGGATACGAGCTCCAGCGCCGGTTGTCGGGCTAGTTCGGGCAGGAGGACCGCCAGGTTGAATGCGATGACTCCCAGACACACCGCCACCCAGACGGCTCGCCGCCACGGCCGCTCGCCCCACCAGCCTTCCAGGGCCTGGATCAGCATGAGCAGCAGCAGCGGCAACACCGGCAGCAGGAAACGGGCCTGGCGCAGCAGAATCCCCCAGACCAGGGCGACCACCACCACGAAGCATCCGGTCAGCGCCTCGGAGCTGTTCCGCTTGCGGGCCGGCAGAACAGCGAGCACACCGATCAGCAGGAATGGTCCCAGCACCCCGTCGAAGAATTCCCGCAGATGCAGCACCGGATTGAACGCCGCCACCAGGTAGTTCAGCGCCGGGGCCAGCGGAAAATGGAACGGGTGTCCGTAGCTGGCCAGGAATCCCCAGAAGGCGTCCGCCTGCGCCTGCGTCCAGAACGGATTCGAATTCGGGAACAGACCGCCGAAGAACGGGAAAACCGGATTGCCAGTGTGCCACGCGTTCCAGGCGAAATAAGGGCCGGCGAATACCAGCAGGCCGGCGCCCAGCCAGACGGGGTGCCGCCAGGCGAGATCGGCGGTCCGCCGCCGGGCCAGAACCGACACCAGGTAAACGCTCAAAAGCGCCAGCACAAAATAGAAGGCCGTGTATTTGATGGCCACCACAAATCCCGCCAGCAGGAGCGATACGCCCAGCAGGGCAGGATCGCCCCGCCGATGATGCCAGTCCAGCCCCAGGGCGGTCAGGGCTATGAAGAACATCAGCCCGGCGTCGATGTACGCAGAGGTGGCATCCAGCCACAGGGTGGGCACGGAAGCGAACGCCAGAATCGCCGGCAGCCAGAGCCAGCGCGGGGATCGGCCGCCGACGGCGGCGGCATAGTCCATGACCGCCAGCACCGTGAGCGCGAGAAAGCTGAAATGCACGAGTTGGGTCGTCCAGGGCGGGAACAGTCCCAGCACCGCCGTGAAGAGCATCTCAATACCCTTGGGAAAGTACGCGTAGACGTTGCGCGGCAGCTCGATGAGCCCGTGGTGCAGCAGGTACTGGCGGGGCACCTCCAGGTGGTAGACCAGCGCATCGCGGGCCAGGGGCGGCAGCAACAAATAGGGCAGGGCGGGCAGGGCGACAGCCGCCACCGCCACGGCCGCCACCCAACCTGGCCGTTCGGGGGCGGCGACTACGGCGCGCAGCCGGCGGATGATTTCCCAGGCACCCAGAGCACCCACCGCACCGATCAGGACGGCCAGGACGGAGTGATACAACAAGCCCGCCATTCCCAAGCCCAGAATGCCGGTGGACAGCATGGCGATGCCGAGCCCGGCCGCGAGCATTCGATGGGGCAATTCGGGCCGGACCGAATGAGGAGCCAACAGTTGGAGCACAGACCGCCCGGCAGCGATGAGGCCGGAGGCGATCAGGACGATGCCGGCGACACCCAGTATTCCCTCGATCCACATGCGTGTTCACCCATTGAATCCGATTGCAGTCGAGCCCGGACACCCGTCGCAAGCCCCGTCGGTTATTGGTCTGGTGCCGGATCAGCCGCGATCCGGCGGCGTTTCTGCAGGGGGCGGAAAGACGAACACTTTCTGG is part of the Acidobacteriota bacterium genome and encodes:
- the ispD gene encoding 2-C-methyl-D-erythritol 4-phosphate cytidylyltransferase, coding for MRYAAAILAGGVGRRMDQTVPKQFIDLNGRPLITWTLRPFLVVGLYRPVVVAIHPDWLEYMRRILAAQGWERSVDVVPGGTTRQESAFHVIQALESALSPADRLLIHDAARCLVSPDLLDRCRAALTQHEAVTTAVPTVDTIARVVDGRVAEIPPRQTLHQVQTPQGFAYGLIREAHLAALRDGVADMSDDAGLVLRLGRAVQVVRGDPSNIKVSRPADLTLAAALLGGAGSAG
- a CDS encoding YfhO family protein; amino-acid sequence: MRPGFRLALLASAIAALAAVCWAPVLWQGQTLYERDLFNFHYPLWAGTAAELRAGRIPLWNAQNNFGQNISGNPNYLLWYPPAWIRAVLDPLTAMNVFILGHLLLGGIAFGRLVRRWGISGPVATVAGLAYALSGVVLSLHCVLNLVPYVALAPALLLTLEWLLQDGGRRAVACLALAGAGVGTVFEPVMAVGLAAVAVIRSLVHGWGFRGRRGFGRTVGRISLALLLAMAIAFPVTLEGLRLLNQNPRTWTAEAGNTLYSLHPARFIGLWIPNPFGMSSGIMPDFAGGRYTDGRQPYLASMFIGLSSLVLIGLSLGGAQRRTAAWACGGGMAFLLVAASPWLPGLGRLFGSLPLLGWGRYTEKLAFYAAGAFLLAAAVGLERVYRCERLPLRGWTEWMAPGVALAAVLIAGVRIPGSSLMSLVAAPLVAVGVAVAVLLVAEPPRIRLPVQWRSAAIGLCLLAELVAGNRFAVPITDRQHFTEAVPVIEAVRQQATSLATERIAVDAAPVDIRYFGASDSDVWISRFHRLAGYAYPGFTSGGYYAFNDTQDRLEGVGQLQLRRWFEQAALESRIRLMQRLGVGWYLSPRRLDNTGLQLIGAFPTGSSHRYGLYRVMGGQGRFQLWSTWRPAHSAPVTAGDLATEGPAAPFVDAAGPVPSSQASGGAPPGRVAHVSESGGVLRLELAMATDGLLVVRDVWYPGWTARLDNRIVPIHRADYLFRAVTVPAGTHQLEMRYEPAGWTASWLVSGAGFISVLVLGLWPRRRREDTPAPAEPRNADGA
- a CDS encoding glycosyltransferase family 2 protein, which translates into the protein MTKTVSFVLPFYNEETNLPVLFHRLLALSARLNCATEFVFVNDGSTDGSLAYLAGLIPQHGNVRVVDLSRNFGQMTAVHAGLRHAAGDAVIIMDTDLQDRPEAVQDFIAEWERGADVVYAIRANRKESFIKRALFRSFYAVFRRLAEIPIPEEAGLFSLMDRRVVDLLVALPERNRYIPGLRAWIGFRQVGVTVERDRRGDQIPRQSFVGLIKMASDAIFSFSRVPLRIATTLGLVAVSLAVVAAAVVLYKKFVSHVAIPGWTSTLISIFFLGAVQLICLGILGEYLGRIYEEVKRRPHYVVRQVLGCPPDAGAATAPTPEPK